One genomic window of Thiohalophilus sp. includes the following:
- the infC gene encoding translation initiation factor IF-3, producing MATKKTRINDDITAPELRVIDSEGEQAGVMSLEDALKMAEELEMDLVEVSPDADPPVCRIMDYGKYKFEENKKRHAAKKKQKQIQIKEVKFRPGTEEGDYQVKLRNLIRFLSQGDKAKVTLRFRGREMAHQELGRYLLERIEKDLAEIASVEQFPRMEGRQMVMVIAPKKK from the coding sequence ATCGCAACCAAGAAAACACGAATCAATGACGACATCACCGCGCCCGAGCTGCGGGTTATTGATTCAGAGGGTGAACAGGCCGGCGTGATGTCGCTGGAAGACGCTCTCAAAATGGCCGAAGAACTTGAAATGGATCTGGTGGAGGTCTCACCCGACGCCGATCCGCCGGTTTGTCGTATCATGGATTATGGCAAGTACAAGTTCGAAGAGAACAAGAAGCGCCATGCGGCCAAGAAAAAACAGAAGCAGATTCAGATCAAGGAAGTGAAATTCCGTCCCGGGACGGAAGAAGGGGATTATCAGGTCAAACTACGCAACCTGATACGTTTCCTGAGTCAGGGGGACAAGGCCAAGGTCACGCTGCGATTTCGCGGTCGTGAAATGGCCCACCAGGAGCTGGGCAGGTACCTTCTCGAACGTATCGAGAAGGACCTGGCCGAGATAGCCTCCGTCGAGCAATTTCCCAGGATGGAAGGCCGGCAGATGGTGATGGTGATTGCCCCGAAAAAGAAATGA
- the rpmI gene encoding 50S ribosomal protein L35: MPKMKTNRGAAKRFKRTASGGFKRAQSHKNHILTKKSTKRKRHLRTIEQVADSDVAMIRRMMPYS, translated from the coding sequence ATGCCCAAGATGAAGACCAATCGCGGGGCAGCGAAACGTTTTAAACGTACTGCCTCAGGCGGGTTCAAGCGCGCCCAGTCGCACAAGAACCATATCCTTACCAAGAAGAGCACCAAGCGCAAACGCCATTTGCGCACGATCGAACAGGTGGCCGATTCAGATGTGGCCATGATTCGTCGAATGATGCCCTACAGCTAA
- the rplT gene encoding 50S ribosomal protein L20 yields MPRVKRGVTAHARHKKVTDQAKGYRGRRKNVFRVAEQAVTKAGQYAYIGRKQRKRQFRALWIARINAGAREHGLSYSRFINGLKKAEIEIDRKVLADLAVFDKSAFAALAEQAKANLSN; encoded by the coding sequence ATGCCAAGAGTAAAACGTGGTGTGACCGCCCATGCGCGGCACAAAAAAGTAACCGATCAGGCCAAGGGTTATCGTGGACGCCGTAAAAACGTCTTTCGTGTCGCCGAGCAGGCCGTTACCAAGGCCGGCCAGTATGCTTATATCGGCCGCAAACAGCGCAAGCGCCAGTTCCGCGCCCTGTGGATTGCCCGTATCAACGCCGGTGCCCGCGAACACGGTCTGTCCTACAGCCGCTTCATCAACGGGCTGAAGAAAGCCGAGATCGAAATCGATCGCAAGGTCCTGGCCGACCTGGCCGTGTTTGACAAGAGCGCCTTCGCGGCGCTGGCAGAACAAGCCAAGGCCAACTTGTCGAACTAA
- a CDS encoding endonuclease domain-containing protein has translation MTWNVLARNLRNNSTDVERLLWKYLRKQQLDGYKFRRQVVIEPYIVDFACFEAKLIIELDGGQHQLEEEKDRERDEFLKRCGYIVLRFWNNDVINNIEGVIETIRFHLITPP, from the coding sequence ATGACATGGAACGTACTCGCAAGAAATTTGCGAAACAACTCGACTGACGTCGAACGATTGTTGTGGAAATATTTACGTAAGCAGCAGCTAGATGGATACAAATTTCGCCGACAGGTTGTCATTGAACCCTATATTGTCGACTTTGCCTGTTTTGAGGCAAAACTGATCATCGAACTTGACGGTGGACAGCACCAACTTGAAGAAGAAAAGGATCGAGAAAGAGACGAGTTTCTGAAAAGATGTGGCTATATCGTTCTGCGGTTCTGGAATAACGATGTAATAAACAACATTGAGGGTGTAATCGAAACAATTCGATTTCATTTGATCACCCCTCCCTAA